A region of Phaeodactylum tricornutum CCAP 1055/1 chromosome 14, whole genome shotgun sequence DNA encodes the following proteins:
- the Fba3 gene encoding cytosolic class II aldolase (fructose bishosphate aldolase class II, cytosolic), with protein MATITDLVPPGVVTGDNLTTLLEHARANGYAIPAVNCTSSSTANAVLEAGRKSKSPVIIQVSNGGGSFMAGKGYKDADSATVGSVALAVHVRSVAKYYGIPVILHSDHCAKKLLPWFDGMLAADEDFFAKYGEPLFGSHMLDLSEEPDEENIAICVEYFKRMVPMKIWLEMEIGITGGEEDGVNNEDVDPDKLYTTPEQVYSVYQALSQVGDMFSIAAAFGNVHGVYKPGNVKLSPERLVKHQEYTKKMIDSSLTHPLFLVMHGGSGSTDEEIQTAVKAGVVKMNIDTDTQWSYWDGLRGFEKEKRDYLQGQIGNPTGADKPNKKFYDPRVWVRKAEEAMVVRVMTSCEKLNSAGTYEPSNEPGSPQLGQPLKTPSPVVLMAAGALAGSAATLLLKTLGK; from the exons ATGGCAACCATTACTGATCTCGTTCCTCCCGGTGTGGTCACTGGTGACAATCTCACGACGCTTTTGGAGCATGCGCGAGCGAATGGATACGCGATTCCCGCCGTCAACTGTACCAG TTCTTCGACGGCCAACGCTGTCCTTGAAGCCGGCCGCAAGTCCAAATCCCCCGTCATTATCCAGGTCTCCAACGGTGGTGGTTCCTTCATGGCGGGAAAGGGATACAAGGACGCCGACTCGGCTACCGTCGGATCGGTCGCTTTGGCGGTACACGTGCGTTCCGTCGCCAAGTACTACGGAATCCCCGTCATCCTTCATTCCGACCACTGTGCCAAAAAACTCCTGCCCTGGTTCGACGGTATGTTGGCAGCggacgaagactttttcgccAAATACGGAGAACCCCTCTTTGGATCCCACATGCTCGATCTCTCCGAAGAACCGGACGAGGAGAACATTGCCATTTGCGTCGAATACTTCAAGCGCATGGTGCCCATGAAGATTTGGCTAGAAATGGAAATCGGCATTACGGGAGGAGAAGAAGACGGAGTCAACAACGAGGACGTTGACCCCGACAAGCTCTACACTACCCCCGAACAGGTGTACTCGGTCTACCAGGCCCTCTCCCAGGTGGGGGACATGTTCTCCATCGCCGCTGCTTTCGGCAACGTCCACGGAGTCTACAAACCGGGTAACGTCAAACTCAGTCCGGAGCGACTCGTTAAGCACCAGGAGTACACCAAGAAAATGATCGACTCCAGTCTGACCCATCccctcttcctcgtcatgCATGGCGGTTCCGGCAgcacggacgaagaaatccaaACCGCCGTCAAGGCCGGCGTCGTCAAGATGAACATTGACACCGACACGCAGTGGTCGTACTGGGACGGACTCCGCGgattcgaaaaggaaaagcgcGACTACTTGCAGGGACAGATCGGCAATCCCACGGGCGCCGACAAGCCCAACAAGAAATTCTACGATCCCCGCGTCTGGGTCCGCAAGGCCGAAGAGGCCATGGTGGTTCGCGTCATGACCAGCTGCGAGAAACTGAACTCGGCCGGTACCTACGAACCATCCAACGAACCGGGATCGCCGCAGTTGGGTCAGCCCTTGAAGACGCCCAGTCCCGTCGTGCTCATGGCCGCCGGTGCCCTGGCCGGGTCCGCCGCCACGCTCTTGCTCAAGACCTTGGGCAAGTAG
- the CCDA gene encoding biogenesis protein (putative c-type cytochrome biogenesis protein) translates to MTGIVRTGTSKASLMRLLFVVAAISMTGRLTSAFVSPTTVPLTGRTAYTPGVFPEYHRIETHLPPLTRPATSTSLSMISWEDVVYHAQSLATNLASVSLEDPANLVTSLPIMYGAGLLTSFSPCVWGLLPLTMSYISNAAGERQDQQTTLPTLAFAAGLAVVFCSLGMAAVELGGVFGGSTSSSVLLPLFSNVICLAMGLKLLELVEFPLPSFNALSSAPRSFGNSDQSSGQAAPELLLVGEDGLLTMDSSRSRSRDEKGSLVRTFLLGGSSALVASPCATPVLTSILAFVAKAQNPALGAALLLGYTLGYSTPLLIIASTGGKALNNLKQQERAEGGASVYGKIAPWVTPLTGGILLWYGTNGLLTAILGDPSMAGLPVLE, encoded by the coding sequence ATGACTGGTATTGTACGGACAGGAACCAGCAAGGCGAGCCTAATGAGACTGCtctttgtcgttgctgcAATCAGCATGACGGGAAGACTGACATCGGCTTTTGTTTCTCCGACGACTGTTCCACTGACTGGTAGGACTGCATACACTCCCGGCGTGTTTCCCGAGTACCATCGGATAGAGACGCACCTTCCTCCTCTTACTCGACCTGCTACGTCGACGTCTCTTAGTATGATTAGTTGGGAAGACGTGGTGTATCACGCACAGTCGCTCGCTACCAACCTCGCCTCCGTCAGTCTCGAAGACCCCGCCAATCTCGTCACCTCTCTACCCATCATGTACGGAGCCGGTTTGTTGACCTCCTTTTCCCCTTGCGTATGGGGACTCTTGCCTTTGACCATGTCTTACATTTCCAACGCTGCCGGAGAGCGTCAGGATCAACAAACGACGCTGCCCACCTTGGCCTTTGCCGCTGGACTCGCCGTTGTCTTTTGCAGTTTGGGCATGGCCGCCGTCGAACTCGGCGGGGTCTTTGGTGGTAGTACCTCCAGCAGTGTACTCCTGCCTCTCTTCTCGAACGTCATTTGCCTCGCCATGGGCTTGAAGTTGTTGGAACTCGTCGAGTTCCCCTTGCCTTCGTTCAACGCCTTGTCGTCCGCGCCACGGTCGTTCGGAAATTCCGACCAATCCTCCGGCCAGGCCGCACCCGAACTCCTGCTGGTCGGTGAGGATGGGCTCCTCACGATGGATTCCTCGCGCTCGCGTAGTCGCGACGAAAAAGGATCGTTGGTGCGGACCTTTTTGCTGGGCGGCTCGTCGGCCTTGGTGGCCTCACCCTGCGCCACGCCCGTCCTGACTTCCATCCTCGCCTTTGTCGCCAAGGCACAAAACCCCGCACTGGGAGCCGCCCTCTTGCTGGGTTACACGCTAGGATACTCCACACCGCTTTTGATCATTGCCAGTACCGGAGGCAAGGCTCTCAATAATTTGAAACAGCAGGAACGGGCCGAAGGGGGAGCCAGTGTGTACGGGAAAATTGCTCCCTGGGTCACACCCTTGACGGGAGGCATTCTGCTGTGGTACGGGACGAATGGTTTGTTGACGGCCATTCTCGGTGATCCCTCCATGGCCGGCCTACCGGTCCTCGAATAG
- a CDS encoding predicted protein codes for MTQDATSFRRKRSGKALLMLGVSISWYSRTLSSGLALLVDAGSSSPTSWKHFRETTLRHTTRMYPIELLRGGASTSKSNTQRKKKRKATIASTPDSTKVALRKKRAKSSHSSRPKIEEALKEKDSAKALGDAIRDRADDWRSESPLLESIDQSVRSVGWALGASDQQHILIEQKIALAASFLEDDEGGGVEAAPTSVVMYYFLKSHGGAHALQCVCSVLATVAALGGMALPKGSPLALTLMKRCMLFAMVKHISGLIAASFLTARAIPEVGLRKARLWMEQLAADPVSQYVFYSACILLWLPTNMGATTEWWQEHRMVPALLVGPVLLRELVSSALVISDVLVLWTCSSIGDEGAAATAKRILAFFKSAIDAFMSLLVTPEIWRKADATKKQAILAKLTSKFSLALELAVGLLLMVDVFWGSSRMLFAPQRAPFLPLLRRLVCTRLYLHFLWSRRRRVSKLATSIRGGAAQVPFYVMQVMMDPRSSMGLERSTMTTAGYDSLERSLSDWTWRDYVLLALGLD; via the coding sequence ATGACACAGGATGCTACAAGCTTTAGAAGAAAGCGGTCTGGAAAAGCGTTACTGATGCTTGGAGTCTCGATTTCGTGGTATTCCCGAACGTTATCATCGGGATTGGCCTTACTAGTGGATGCTGGATCGTCCTCACCAACATCCTGGAAACATTTCAGGGAAACAACGCTACGGCATACTACAAGAATGTATCCAATTGAGCTCCTCAGAGGAGGAGCCTCAACGAGCAAGAGCAACACCCAACGCAAGAAAAAACGAAAAGCGACTATTGCTAGCACTCCAGATTCAACCAAAGTTGCTTTAAGgaaaaagagagcaaagTCCAGCCACAGCAGTCGACCCAAAATTGAAGAAGCGTTGAAAGAGAAGGATTCGGCCAAAGCATTGGGTGACGCAATTAGAGATCGCGCGGACGATTGGCGGAGTGAAAGTCCCTTGTTGGAAAGCATTGACCAATCCGTGCGTTCCGTCGGCTGGGCCTTGGGCGCCTCGGATCAACAGCATATTTTAATCGAGCAGAAAATTGCGTTGGCTGCTagttttttggaagacgacgagggGGGTGGTGTCGAGGCAGCGCCGACTTCGGTAGTCATGTACTACTTTTTGAAGTCTCACGGTGGCGCCCATGCCTTGCAGTGCGTTTGCAGCGTGCTGGCAACCGTGGCTGCACTCGGTGGAATGGCCTTGCCAAAAGGCAGTCCGTTAGCTTTGACTTTAATGAAGCGGTGCATGCTATTTGCCATGGTCAAGCACATATCCGGACTCATTGCGGCTAGCTTTCTAACCGCACGCGCGATCCCGGAAGTGGGCTTGCGGAAAGCCCGTCTATGGATGGAACAGTTGGCGGCGGACCCCGTATCACAGTACGTCTTTTACTCTGCTTGTATTCTTCTTTGGCTACCGACCAACATGGGAGCGACAACGGAATGGTGGCAGGAGCACCGAATGGTTCCCGCGCTTTTGGTAGGACCCGTCCTCTTGCGGGAGCTCGTGTCGTCTGCGTTGGTGATATCGGATGTGCTGGTGTTGTGGACGTGCAGTTCAATTGGAGACGAAGGCGCCGCAGCGACTGCCAAACGTATCCTcgcctttttcaaaagcgcAATTGATGCTTTCATGAGCCTTTTGGTAACTCCCGAGATTTGGCGCAAAGCAGATGCTACCAAAAAGCAAGCCATCTTAGCCAAGCTCACTTCCAAGTTTAGTCTAGCTCTTGAGCTAGCGGTGGGCCTATTACTGATGGTAGACGTTTTCTGGGGTAGCAGTAGAATGCTGTTCGCCCCGCAACGAGCACCCTTCCTTCCCTTGCTTCGTCGACTCGTATGTACGCGATTGTACTTACACTTTCTGTGgagccgacgacgaagggTGTCCAAACTGGCAACAAGTATACGTGGTGGGGCTGCGCAAGTTCCCTTTTATGTGATGCAAGTCATGATGGATCCGCGATCGTCCATGGGCTTGGAAAGAAGCACAATGACCACGGCTGGGTACGATAGCCTGGAACGAAGCTTGTCGGACTGGACCTGGAGAGACTATGTACTCCTGGCGTTGGGGTTGGATTAG
- a CDS encoding predicted protein produces MVLSTVQVITMRAFLLLLLSNLPNFSCCWVPMYAPCRALHRRSTKIGVKNILSDIGDMLFGGDLVPQATLPYGKSLDVVNADESTVYAVQERGISFSGEDFDVWDTFTNTQRYWVRGAMLHLPGKDKMRILGPDSQVKAILERKMPSLKPTYDIYRGYGNEKIGWIEKKTFALMDTFEVFVEAEKRGPFGSSTPAFKIEGDFLDYRFSFKNSKEEVVAKVKKDGWVQFDAFNHYQIEVAPGMDPLLVIACACAIDEEFDEEHKKESLAKKD; encoded by the coding sequence ATGGTCTTATCAACCGTGCAAGTCATCACGATGAGAGCTTTTCTTCTCCTTCTACTAAGCAATTTGCCTAATTTCAGCTGTTGCTGGGTACCCATGTATGCACCATGCCGTGCCCTTCACCGACGTTCGACAAAAATTGGCGTGAAAAACATCCTTTCGGATATTGGGGACATGCTGTTTGGCGGAGACCTGGTACCGCAAGCGACCTTGCCCTACGGAAAATCATTGGACGTGGTCAACGCGGACGAATCGACCGTCTACGCGGTACAGGAACGTGGGATCAGCTTCTCGGGTGAGGACTTTGACGTATGGGACACGTTTACGAATACGCAAAGGTACTGGGTGCGCGGCGCGATGCTCCATCTTCCTGGCAAGGATAAGATGAGAATCCTGGGACCCGATAGTCAAGTCAAAGCAATACTGGAGCGCAAAATGCCGTCATTAAAACCAACCTACGATATTTACCGAGGATACGGCAACGAAAAGATTGGTTGGATAGAGAAGAAGACATTTGCGTTGATGGATACGTTTGAAGTGTTTGTTGAAGCCGAAAAGAGAGGACCGTTCGGTTCGTCAACGCCCGCATTCAAGATCGAAGGTGACTTTCTAGATTACCGATTCTCTTTTAAAAACTCGAAGGAAGAAGTTGTTGCGAAGGTGAAGAAAGACGGATGGGTTCAGTTTGACGCGTTTAACCACTATCAAATCGAGGTTGCCCCAGGAATGGATCCGTTGCTTGTAATTGCATGTGCGTGCGCtatcgacgaagaatttgaCGAGGAGcacaaaaaagaaagcttAGCGAAGAAAGATTGA
- a CDS encoding predicted protein codes for MLTASSSHTFAIEPPSSGLKDENISFGWADFPLIGDGDDRTSHSVPISPASTNSTIEFTESSPETKEEEFSVLSPAFLKQDSDLTCPTMIESSDSDFDEDEGSLFSSTDDAEGAIVVDNTSAGVRFSSVCVREYNLTVGDHPLTDVFPLALDWDFVEGESIPIDIFEAKAKQRKCSWTRHKASRLALYQRTYRLQVVSGLSYADILELEQARLERQRQDCESESPSCTADAFRAQLPKSQSLTNLRESLARVGLEMI; via the coding sequence ATGCTTACTGCTTCATCTTCGCATACGTTTGCAATCGAGCCGCCTTCTTCCGGTTTGAAGGATGAGAACATCAGCTTTGGATGGGCCGACTTTCCATTGATCGGTGATGGGGACGATCGTACTTCACATTCAGTGCCTATAAGCCCTGCTTCTACCAATTCCACAATTGAATTCACCGAAAGCAGTccggaaacgaaagaagaagaattttCCGTTCTTTCACCCGCCTTTTTGAAACAAGACTCCGATCTCACATGCCCCACTATGATCGAATCCAGTGATTCCGATttcgatgaagacgaaggtTCGTTATTTTCATCGACCGACGACGCAGAGGGTGCTATTGTTGTGGACAACACTTCAGCAGGCGTACGGTTTTCCTCCGTTTGCGTGCGAGAATACAACCTCACGGTGGGGGATCATCCCTTGACCGACGTTTTTCCATTGGCCCTGGACTGGGATTTTGTTGAAGGCGAAAGTATTCCCATTGATATTTTTGAAGCCAAGGCAAAACAACGCAAATGCTCGTGGACACGACATAAAGCCTCGCGGTTGGCTTTGTATCAGAGAACTTACAGGTTGCAAGTTGTTTCGGGATTGTCATACGCAGACATCCTGGAATTGGAACAGGCTCGGCTCGAACGGCAACGACAGGACTGCGAAAGTGAAAGCCCTTCTTGTACAGCAGACGCTTTCCGAGCGCAACTCCCAAAAAGTCAGTCTCTTACCAATTTGCGCGAATCTTTGGCTCGGGTGGGTTTGGAAATGATATGA
- a CDS encoding predicted protein, with protein sequence MKSLAQIVLLIAVAGPVSSFTVNPLVKTISRPAPLCMAESRTSWRDTTAGSGMQLQHVQTLIDKLNKDNYVVSLEMIEPFLVNEANTDLYEQSMKRIYHKAHNMGLPIPDNYAQDPSRPPFSLHGDDSLDKTAGSGMQLQHVELLISHLSDDNFDVSLEMIEPFLLNEASPATLQRSVEEIKQKAEKLGKEVPESFAKRP encoded by the coding sequence ATGAAGAGCCTTGCCCAAATCGTTCTGCTTATCGCTGTTGCTGGACCCGTCAGCAGCTTTACGGTGAACCCCTTAGTCAAAACAATTAGTAGGCCTGCTCCACTTTGTATGGCTGAAAGCCGGACGTCTTGGCGAGATACAACTGCCGGAAGCGGCATGCAACTTCAGCATGTACAGACTCTCATCGACAAGTTGAACAAAGACAACTATGTTGTAAGCTTGGAAATGATCGAACCGTTTCTGGTAAACGAAGCGAACACGGATCTTTACGAGCAATCCATGAAGCGAATTTACCATAAAGCACACAATATGGGTCTTCCGATTCCTGACAACTACGCACAAGATCCATCTCGCCCACCGTTCTCTCTACACGGAGACGACTCGTTGGACAAAACAGCTGGCAGTGGTATGCAGCTTCAGCATGTGGAACTCCTCATCAGCCATCTCTCGGACGACAACTTTGACGTTagtttggaaatgattgaGCCCTTTTTGCTCAATGAAGCCAGCCCCGCTACTTTGCAGCGTTCTGTTGAAGAGATCAAACAAAAGGcggaaaagcttggcaaGGAGGTCCCGGAAAGCTTCGCGAAAAGACCGTAG
- a CDS encoding predicted protein, which yields MPAASLHAPNDALAELLAPDGYYKYLGVCKPSPAAESSGRSSEMEGPSGSSAKEDTLDEDTVKKAYRRLSRKHHPDKPGGDADTFRMLNRAQKVLLNPKLRQQYDILGIDLDDDEEEHADNNHHDHPDDKKDGNTAQGIVHEIASMALTTIVQLGVRTPYIAFTILKQARLPGHSLLDMLPPLLIATGLLCMFYGRVVSVGDSDSPDAGTTTAPSWTWLFWSGEVLVIAMFTFNSMSAIPKTPLVLSLLGIFSALTALWFRGKFWNYVIVLVMEGLLGVFVALAFPVMELILEAVLNEKLKRVGDKVRAHHRQLEAYYAAKLQQRDH from the exons ATGCCTGCCGCTTCGTTGCATGCACCGAACGACGCTTTGGCGGAGCTTCTCGCTCCGGACGGGTATTACAAGTACCTAGGCGTTTGCAAGCCTTCACCGGCAGCGGAAAGCTCTGGTAGATCGTCGGAAATGGAAGGTCCTTCGGGGTCTTCTGCGAAAGAAGACACACTCGACGAAGATACTGTAAAGAAAGCATACCGTAGACTGAGTCGAAAACACCATCCCGACAAGCCTGGCGGCGATGCCGATACGTTTCGCATGCTCAACCGAGCGCAGAAGGTTCTTCTCAATCCGAAGCTCCGCCAACAATACGATATTTTGGGAATCGATTtggatgatgacgaagaggagcATGCCGACAACAATCATCACGATCATCCTGACGATAAAAAAGATGGGAATACGGCGCAAGGCATTGTTCATGAAATCGCTAGTATGGCGTTGACAACTATCGTACAGCTCGGAGTTCGAACCC CATACATTGCTTTCACTATTCTGAAACAAGCCCGGTTGCCGGGGCATTCCCTGCTTGATATGTTACCTCCGTTGCTGATTGCAACTGGTCTTTTGTGCATGTTCTACGGTCGCGTAGTATCGGTCGGCGACAGTGATTCGCCGGATGCCGGTACAACGACCGCACCTTCATGGACCTGGCTGTTCTGGAGCGGCGAAGTGCTGGTTATTGCCATGTTCACCTTCAATTCCATGAGTGCGATACCCAAGACTCCCCTTGTTTTGTCGTTACTCGGTATATTCTCGGCCCTTACGGCACTTTGGTTTCGCGGAAAGTTTTGGAATTACGTAATTGTCCTCGTCATGGAAGGCTTGCTTGGTGTATTCGTGGCCTTGGCCTTCCCCGTAATGGAACTCATTCTGGAAGCGGTTCTGAATGAGAAACTGAAACGGGTGGGCGACAAGGTTCGTGCGCATCATCGACAGTTAGAAGCCTACTACGCGGCCAAACTGCAACAAAGGGATCACTAA
- a CDS encoding predicted protein: MSEGIHRESLAQIAAVLGGSGVGLGAMGAHQLAGVLAQKGLQDNWRTAVLYQLFHASAIVGLSALCASHETAPEPRKSALLSKYRTAGQLWGVGTVLFSGSVYCLCLGIGPRKILGPTTPIGGLLMIGGWAMLGLAPYLA; encoded by the coding sequence ATGTCCGAGGGTATCCATAGAGAATCGTTAGCCCAGATTGCGGCCGTCTTGGGCGGAAGCGGGGTCGGCCTGGGTGCCATGGGAGCACACCAGTTGGCCGGTGTGCTCGCTCAAAAGGGCCTTCAAGACAACTGGCGCACCGCCGTGCTGTACCAGCTCTTCCACGCCTCCGCCATTGTGGGTCTTTCAGCGCTCTGTGCCTCGCACGAAACAGCCCCCGAGCCACGCAAATCGGCGCTTCTCTCCAAATACCGGACTGCTGGACAACTGTGGGGCGTGGGCACGGTACTCTTTTCCGGAAGCGTCTACTGTTTGTGTTTGGGAATCGGTCCTCGGAAAATACTGGGACCGACTACGCCGATCGGGGGTCTGCTCATGATCGGTGGGTGGGCTATGCTTGGACTGGCACCGTACCTTGCCTGA